One region of Zingiber officinale cultivar Zhangliang chromosome 7B, Zo_v1.1, whole genome shotgun sequence genomic DNA includes:
- the LOC122005030 gene encoding (6-4)DNA photolyase-like isoform X1: MASEAAASSISSFPRRLAMESNALLWFRKGLRIHDNPALDYARRESNNLFPVFVIDPRYLHPDSSAFSLGSTRAGINRIRFLLECLSDLDSSLRRLGSRLLVLRGDSDPASAICRIVKEWKIRKLCFEYDTEPYGQELDRKVKDFASKHGIEVFCPVSHTLFNPADVIGKNGGKPPLTYQSFIALAGKPEGPLEVTYSELPPVGNVGESELLTVPTIEELGYKEMIEEEFPPFRGGESEALRRLKEVLKDKEWIANFEKPKGDPSAFLKPATTVLSPYLKFGCLSSRYFYQRLHNVYQIVGKHTSPPVSLLGQLLWREFFYTVAFGTPNFDQMIGNKICKQVPWREDEALLVAWREGRTGYPWIDAIMIQLKKWGWMHHLARHSVACFLTRGDLFIHWEKGRDVFERLLLDSDWAINNGNWLWLSSSAFFNQYYRIYSPISFGKKYDPDGKYIRHFIPVLKDIPNEYVYEPWTAPLSVQRKANCIIGKDYPRPVVSHDTASKECKKKMGEVYAKDRSMKSCKKESSKSATLRKRKK; this comes from the exons ATGGCATCAGAAGCAGCGGCGAGCTCCATTTCCTCTTTCCCTCGTCGCTTGGCCATGGAGTCCAACGCCCTGCTCTGGTTCCGGAAGGGGCTGCGGATCCACGACAACCCCGCCCTGGACTACGCACGCCGGGAATCGAACAACCTCTTTCCCGTCTTTGTAATCGACCCCCGTTACCTCCATCCTGATTCCTCCGCCTTCTCCCTTGGTTCTACTCGGGCCGGCATCAACCGCATCCGCTTCCTTCTCGAGTGTCTCTCCGACCTCGACTCTAGCCTCCGCAGGCTCGGTTCCCGTCTCCTTGTTCTCAGGGGAGACTCTGACCCAGCCTCGGCCATTTGCAGAATCGTTAAGGAA TGGAAGATCCGGAAACTCTGCTTTGAATATGACACGGAACCATATGGTCAAGAGCTGGACCGAAAAGTTAAG GATTTTGCCTCAAAACACGGAATCGAAGTGTTCTGTCCAGTTAGCCATACCCTTTTCAATCCAGCGGATGTGATAGGGAAG AATGGAGGAAAACCACCTTTGACATATCAATCATTTATAGCACTTGCGGGGAAACCTGAGGGCCCACTTGAAGTGACATACTCCGAGCTTCCTCCTGTGGGAAATGTTGGAGAATCTGAATTGCTTACTGTTCCAACAATTGAGGAACTTGGCTACAAGGAAATGATAGAG GAAGAGTTTCCTCCATTTCGAGGCGGTGAATCAGAGGCTCTTCGGAGACTTAAGGAAGTTCTTAAAGACAAG GAATGGATAGCAAATTTTGAGAAACCAAAGGGTGATCCATCTGCCTTTCTGAAGCCAGCAACCACTGTTTTGTCCCCGTATctgaaa TTTGGTTGTCTTTCTTCAAGGTACTTTTATCAACGCCTTCACAATGTCTACCAAATTGTTGGGAAGCACACATCCCCTCCAGTTTCACTTCTTGGTCAG TTACTATGGCGTGAATTTTTCTACACGGTGGCCTTTGGAACTCCAAATTTTGATCAGATGATTGGAAATAAGATATGCAAACAG GTTCCTTGGAGAGAAGACGAAGCTTTGCTTGTAGCTTGGAGAGAGGGCAGGACTGGATATCCCTGGATTGATGCCATTATGATACAG CTTAAGAAGTGGGGATGGATGCACCATCTGGCGCGGCATTCTGTTGCGTGTTTCTTAACACGTGGTGATCTG TTTATCCATTGGGAAAAAGGGCGTGATGTTTTTGAGAGATTACTTCTTGATTCGGATTGGGCAATTAACAACGGTAATTGGTTATGGCTTTCTAGTTCAGCCTTTTTTAACCAG TATTACCGTATCTACTCTCCAATATCTTTTGGGAAGAAGTATGATCCTGACGGAAAATATATTCGACATTTTATCCCCGTGCTAAAAG ATATACCAAATGAATATGTTTATGAGCCTTGGACAGCTCCTTTGAGCGTCCAAAGGAAAGCAAACTGCATAATTGGAAAAGACTATCCAAGGCCAG
- the LOC122005030 gene encoding (6-4)DNA photolyase-like isoform X2: MASEAAASSISSFPRRLAMESNALLWFRKGLRIHDNPALDYARRESNNLFPVFVIDPRYLHPDSSAFSLGSTRAGINRIRFLLECLSDLDSSLRRLGSRLLVLRGDSDPASAICRIVKEWKIRKLCFEYDTEPYGQELDRKVKDFASKHGIEVFCPVSHTLFNPADVIGKNGGKPPLTYQSFIALAGKPEGPLEVTYSELPPVGNVGESELLTVPTIEELGYKEMIEEEFPPFRGGESEALRRLKEVLKDKEWIANFEKPKGDPSAFLKPATTVLSPYLKFGCLSSRYFYQRLHNVYQIVGKHTSPPVSLLGQLLWREFFYTVAFGTPNFDQMIGNKICKQVPWREDEALLVAWREGRTGYPWIDAIMIQFIHWEKGRDVFERLLLDSDWAINNGNWLWLSSSAFFNQYYRIYSPISFGKKYDPDGKYIRHFIPVLKDIPNEYVYEPWTAPLSVQRKANCIIGKDYPRPVVSHDTASKECKKKMGEVYAKDRSMKSCKKESSKSATLRKRKK, translated from the exons ATGGCATCAGAAGCAGCGGCGAGCTCCATTTCCTCTTTCCCTCGTCGCTTGGCCATGGAGTCCAACGCCCTGCTCTGGTTCCGGAAGGGGCTGCGGATCCACGACAACCCCGCCCTGGACTACGCACGCCGGGAATCGAACAACCTCTTTCCCGTCTTTGTAATCGACCCCCGTTACCTCCATCCTGATTCCTCCGCCTTCTCCCTTGGTTCTACTCGGGCCGGCATCAACCGCATCCGCTTCCTTCTCGAGTGTCTCTCCGACCTCGACTCTAGCCTCCGCAGGCTCGGTTCCCGTCTCCTTGTTCTCAGGGGAGACTCTGACCCAGCCTCGGCCATTTGCAGAATCGTTAAGGAA TGGAAGATCCGGAAACTCTGCTTTGAATATGACACGGAACCATATGGTCAAGAGCTGGACCGAAAAGTTAAG GATTTTGCCTCAAAACACGGAATCGAAGTGTTCTGTCCAGTTAGCCATACCCTTTTCAATCCAGCGGATGTGATAGGGAAG AATGGAGGAAAACCACCTTTGACATATCAATCATTTATAGCACTTGCGGGGAAACCTGAGGGCCCACTTGAAGTGACATACTCCGAGCTTCCTCCTGTGGGAAATGTTGGAGAATCTGAATTGCTTACTGTTCCAACAATTGAGGAACTTGGCTACAAGGAAATGATAGAG GAAGAGTTTCCTCCATTTCGAGGCGGTGAATCAGAGGCTCTTCGGAGACTTAAGGAAGTTCTTAAAGACAAG GAATGGATAGCAAATTTTGAGAAACCAAAGGGTGATCCATCTGCCTTTCTGAAGCCAGCAACCACTGTTTTGTCCCCGTATctgaaa TTTGGTTGTCTTTCTTCAAGGTACTTTTATCAACGCCTTCACAATGTCTACCAAATTGTTGGGAAGCACACATCCCCTCCAGTTTCACTTCTTGGTCAG TTACTATGGCGTGAATTTTTCTACACGGTGGCCTTTGGAACTCCAAATTTTGATCAGATGATTGGAAATAAGATATGCAAACAG GTTCCTTGGAGAGAAGACGAAGCTTTGCTTGTAGCTTGGAGAGAGGGCAGGACTGGATATCCCTGGATTGATGCCATTATGATACAG TTTATCCATTGGGAAAAAGGGCGTGATGTTTTTGAGAGATTACTTCTTGATTCGGATTGGGCAATTAACAACGGTAATTGGTTATGGCTTTCTAGTTCAGCCTTTTTTAACCAG TATTACCGTATCTACTCTCCAATATCTTTTGGGAAGAAGTATGATCCTGACGGAAAATATATTCGACATTTTATCCCCGTGCTAAAAG ATATACCAAATGAATATGTTTATGAGCCTTGGACAGCTCCTTTGAGCGTCCAAAGGAAAGCAAACTGCATAATTGGAAAAGACTATCCAAGGCCAG